The Polaribacter sp. MED152 region CTTAAAATTTCTACTTGAGCGGCATAATACGCAGGTAGCCAATTCTCTGATTCCGCTTTAGAAATTCTTTCAAATAATTGAGAAGCTTCTGTCATTTTTCCTTGTTCCCAAAGAGCAAAACCTTGTTGCATTCCTTTTTGGTATTTTGTTTGTCCAGTTACATTTAGAGCAAAGGCTAGCCCTATGAATAAAAATAAATTTTTCATAATTTGTTGTTATTAAGTTAGTTGTGTGTTTTTTTTGTTAAATTATTTAACGGTGATAGAAATGGTTTTATGATCGTCTAAAACAAATTTTGCTTCGTCAAAAGAAGGTGGTCCCATAAATCCTTTTGCATTATTAGAGAAACCATAAGGTTCTTTAGGAATACCAAACATTTTGGTATCCATAATATTATTGTCATTTGCATCATGAAAAACAGAAGCAGCATAAGCACCTTTTTTTAATCCTTTAAAATAGATAATTGCTTTACCATCTTTTACAATGGCATTTGCGCCTTTTGTGCCATCGCCTTTTTTTAGAAAACTTTCGGCTCTATCTGAAAGAGCTAAGAAAACTTTTCCACTATCTACTTCCATGCCTGAAACTTCAATAGTTAAGTCGTAGGTTTCTTCTTGTGCTTGTAGCGAAAAAATTCCTGTTAAAGTTAAAAGGCAAATGAATATTAAGTTTTTCATGATCTTATTTTTTGATGATTCAAATATCTGATGTTTTTGTGAAAATAAAACAATAATGATACCGAATTGTAAATTTAAACAGATGAATTGTAAATTTTATAAATTATCTAATTGATTTGATTTGTTATCGTCACTAATTGTCCAGAAAAAACCAATAAAGAAAAATCGATCTGCATTTGGTAAAATGGCTTGTCTATCAAAGTTTCCATTTATATCTGCTGTGTTATTGTAATTATAACCAAATACATTTTTAGTGCCTAAAACATTGTTTACAGAAAGATATAATATTTTCTGAGCATCTATTAAATAAGCCCAATTTAAACTAACAGAATTGTAATTTTTGGTTTTATTATTTAAAAAACCTGCTTCATTTGGGTTGGTATAGGTTCTACCAGAGGCAAAATTATAGGTAATACCAACTTGACTTTTCCAATCCTCGATCAAATGTTTTGCAACAAAAGAAAAGTTATGTTGAGATGCAAAGTTAGGTGTGGCTTTTATGGGGTAATTTCTATACTCTCTTTCTGTATCTAAAAATGAATAAGATACCCAATAATCTGTATTTTTAATTTTTTGATTTTGTCTCCAAAA contains the following coding sequences:
- a CDS encoding DUF2141 domain-containing protein gives rise to the protein MKNLIFICLLTLTGIFSLQAQEETYDLTIEVSGMEVDSGKVFLALSDRAESFLKKGDGTKGANAIVKDGKAIIYFKGLKKGAYAASVFHDANDNNIMDTKMFGIPKEPYGFSNNAKGFMGPPSFDEAKFVLDDHKTISITVK